From Bacillus thermozeamaize, one genomic window encodes:
- a CDS encoding propionyl-CoA carboxylase, with product MTIGSLVAELEEKKERIRREMGGAAAIERQHQRGKLTARERISLLFDPGTFEEMGILDYQLGGDPAKTAADGVITGTGKIQGRPACVVAYDFTVMAGSMGRSGGVKAARMREWAMKHRIPLIWLIDSAGARIQESANSLFAQTGDIFFEQVMMSGVIPQVCAVMGPGFAGTAYIPALSDFVPMVKGTSFLGLGGPPLVKAAIGEEISEEELGGSRIHCEISGVGDLEVEDDAACIQAVRDYLSYFPLNCQELPPVLPTDDPIDRSCERISELVPLATNKPFDMLELIREIVDHGQVFEIKPKWARNMITALARIGGHSVGIVANQPKWMGGAIDVNASDKAARFINLCDAFNIPLLFLVDTPAFLIGSAVEKAGIIRHGAKFLHATASATVPKFTVVVRKAFGAGYYVMNGRAYEPDLFVAYPNAQISLMGAEGAVNIIFRREIAQAEDPEARRRELIEEYRRRISTDMVAGAALVDEIINPADTRRILASALERTRGKHVERPWKRRPVLPV from the coding sequence ATGACCATTGGAAGCCTGGTCGCTGAACTGGAGGAGAAAAAGGAGCGGATCCGCCGGGAGATGGGAGGGGCGGCCGCCATCGAACGGCAGCATCAACGGGGCAAGCTGACCGCCCGGGAGCGGATATCGTTGTTGTTTGATCCGGGAACTTTTGAGGAAATGGGGATTTTGGATTATCAATTGGGGGGCGACCCGGCGAAAACGGCGGCAGACGGTGTGATCACGGGAACCGGGAAGATCCAGGGCCGTCCTGCCTGTGTGGTGGCGTATGATTTTACGGTGATGGCCGGTTCGATGGGCCGCAGTGGAGGCGTCAAGGCGGCGCGGATGCGGGAGTGGGCGATGAAACACCGGATTCCTCTCATCTGGCTGATCGACTCAGCGGGTGCCCGCATCCAGGAGTCGGCGAATTCCCTCTTTGCCCAAACGGGAGACATCTTTTTTGAACAGGTGATGATGTCCGGCGTGATTCCCCAGGTCTGTGCGGTGATGGGTCCCGGGTTTGCCGGCACCGCGTATATTCCGGCCCTCTCCGACTTCGTGCCGATGGTCAAGGGAACCAGCTTTTTGGGGCTGGGCGGCCCGCCTTTGGTCAAGGCGGCGATTGGAGAGGAGATCAGTGAGGAAGAGCTGGGAGGGAGCCGGATCCACTGCGAGATTTCGGGAGTCGGAGATCTGGAGGTGGAGGATGATGCGGCCTGCATCCAGGCGGTGCGGGATTACCTGAGTTACTTTCCCCTGAATTGTCAGGAGCTGCCGCCTGTCCTCCCCACAGATGATCCGATTGACCGGTCCTGTGAGCGGATCAGTGAATTAGTGCCGTTGGCCACCAACAAGCCGTTCGACATGTTGGAACTTATCCGGGAGATCGTGGATCATGGCCAGGTGTTTGAAATCAAGCCGAAGTGGGCGCGCAACATGATCACAGCGCTCGCCCGGATTGGCGGCCATTCGGTGGGGATCGTCGCCAACCAGCCGAAATGGATGGGAGGAGCCATCGATGTCAACGCTTCGGACAAGGCGGCGAGGTTCATCAATCTCTGTGACGCGTTCAACATTCCGTTGCTGTTTCTGGTCGACACGCCTGCCTTTTTGATCGGATCGGCGGTGGAGAAGGCCGGGATCATCCGGCACGGGGCCAAATTTTTGCACGCCACTGCCTCCGCCACGGTGCCCAAGTTTACGGTCGTCGTGCGCAAGGCGTTTGGCGCCGGATATTACGTGATGAACGGCAGGGCCTATGAGCCGGACCTGTTTGTCGCCTATCCCAACGCCCAAATCAGTTTGATGGGTGCCGAAGGAGCGGTAAACATCATTTTTCGCCGCGAAATCGCGCAGGCAGAAGATCCGGAGGCCCGCCGCAGGGAATTGATCGAAGAGTATCGGCGCCGGATCTCGACAGATATGGTGGCCGGTGCGGCACTTGTGGATGAGATCATCAACCCGGCGGATACCCGTCGCATCCTGGCTTCTGCCCTGGAAAGAACGCGGGGCAAACATGTGGAACGCCCCTGGAAAAGGCGCCCTGTCCTGCCGGTCTAG
- a CDS encoding AMP-dependent synthetase, with translation MVVSNAALEKNLIQRVCVGDIPARSANHFPDKVAIIDEGQRFTYRKFNDLVNCLGNVLLQLGARHQDVVAVMCPNTWEMLVSYFACAKAGLVAMPVNLGLKAHEVAYCFHDSQAKILIADGAFAEMMSRVIPELPHLQHVIWTRVEGELPAVGKASHRMETLLSSGQSREVETLIDDRDIVQLLYTSGTTSNPKGVLTSHVAVTIAALSSALQNKTDHTHVTLSVLPLFHCAMLNAGAIPLLLVGGTLVLVKKFDPLRVAELIEREQVTHVGLLPMMYQAMLDHPATRSRVFPSVKMARYAMTPLPEKTLHELKKMFPNADLLLGSGQTEFTPPTTYQRPEHQFVKSASWGVATPMVQIEIMDEEGNLLPRGQIGEIVYRGPHVMEGYLNLPEQTAESFRYGWFHSGDLAWMDEEGVVWFADRKKDMIKTGGENVASIEVERLLMGHPAVQEAAVIGLPHPYWGEAVTAIVMRKPGEEVTEEALIAYAKEHLAGFKVPKRVIFTDELPKTGTGKIQKHLLRQKFQDLYHET, from the coding sequence ATGGTGGTGTCAAATGCAGCATTGGAAAAGAACTTGATTCAGCGCGTCTGCGTGGGGGATATCCCTGCACGTTCCGCCAACCATTTTCCGGATAAGGTGGCGATCATCGACGAAGGGCAGCGATTCACCTATCGGAAGTTTAATGATCTTGTCAATTGCCTGGGAAATGTCTTGCTCCAGCTGGGCGCCAGGCATCAGGACGTGGTGGCTGTCATGTGCCCGAATACCTGGGAGATGCTGGTGAGTTACTTTGCCTGCGCGAAGGCCGGACTGGTCGCCATGCCTGTCAACCTCGGGCTGAAGGCGCATGAGGTGGCCTACTGCTTCCACGATTCGCAGGCGAAAATCCTGATTGCGGATGGTGCCTTTGCGGAGATGATGTCCCGTGTCATTCCGGAGTTGCCGCATTTGCAACACGTGATCTGGACCAGGGTGGAAGGTGAGCTTCCCGCTGTCGGAAAAGCGTCCCACCGGATGGAAACGTTGCTTTCATCCGGTCAGTCCCGGGAAGTGGAAACGTTGATTGATGATCGGGATATCGTCCAGTTGCTGTACACCAGCGGAACCACTTCAAATCCCAAAGGGGTGCTGACAAGCCATGTGGCCGTGACCATTGCGGCGCTTTCATCTGCCTTGCAAAACAAGACGGATCACACCCATGTCACCCTGTCGGTCTTGCCGCTGTTTCATTGTGCGATGCTGAACGCAGGAGCCATTCCCTTGCTGCTCGTCGGCGGCACCCTGGTCCTTGTGAAAAAGTTTGACCCGCTTCGGGTGGCTGAGCTGATTGAGCGGGAACAGGTGACCCATGTGGGATTGCTGCCGATGATGTACCAGGCGATGCTGGATCATCCTGCCACTCGTTCCCGCGTTTTTCCCTCTGTCAAGATGGCGCGGTATGCGATGACGCCCCTTCCGGAGAAGACGTTGCACGAATTGAAAAAGATGTTTCCCAACGCGGATCTGCTGCTGGGTTCCGGGCAGACCGAATTCACCCCGCCGACCACGTACCAGCGGCCGGAACACCAGTTTGTCAAGTCAGCCTCTTGGGGAGTGGCGACCCCGATGGTGCAGATTGAGATCATGGACGAGGAAGGAAATTTGTTGCCCAGGGGTCAAATCGGCGAGATTGTCTATCGCGGGCCGCACGTGATGGAAGGCTACTTGAATCTTCCCGAGCAGACGGCTGAATCGTTCCGTTATGGATGGTTTCATAGCGGCGATTTGGCCTGGATGGACGAAGAGGGGGTGGTGTGGTTCGCGGATCGCAAGAAGGACATGATCAAGACCGGAGGGGAAAATGTGGCCTCCATTGAAGTGGAACGGTTGTTGATGGGACATCCCGCTGTGCAAGAGGCTGCCGTCATCGGCTTGCCGCATCCCTACTGGGGGGAAGCGGTGACCGCCATCGTCATGCGCAAACCGGGAGAAGAAGTGACGGAAGAAGCGCTGATCGCCTATGCCAAGGAACATTTGGCGGGGTTTAAGGTTCCGAAAAGGGTCATCTTCACTGACGAGCTTCCGAAGACCGGCACCGGAAAAATCCAGAAGCATCTGCTGAGGCAGAAATTCCAAGATCTGTACCACGAGACATGA
- a CDS encoding O-succinylbenzoate-CoA ligase, with protein sequence MDLGGIGQWMTRRTELSSDKVALIFHGSTLTYAQFNRRINRLAHALMKRGVRKGDRVACLLHNCPEFLETLFACAKIGTMLVPINYRLSPEEVKFILQDSGSHVVIYHTTLSGLLKPIIHDTEVLHKIYLPFPPQEAVADLSNDLPAAESYEVILQSEGEREPSLPVSEHDPLLIMYTSGTTGLPKGALLTHRNITWNAINSFLNKDSIQSDDVILTVAPLFHIGGLSIHTLPALYKGATVVLLDKFDPQVVLETVQEYKVSVLFLVPAMWQALMKVPDFSRYNLSSLRDLVSGGAPCPLTVIQFFQERGFRFLEGFGMTETAPGVMILTSEDAVRKNGSVGRPLMHVRARIVDEEDRDVPPGEVGELVLQGPNICAGYWHRPEANEEAFRNGWFHTGDLARQDEEGYFYIVDRKKDMLISGGENIYSTEVEQVLFRHPKVADVAVIGIPDEKWGEVPAAIVVLKPGAGQLTIEELAAHCEGKLARYKIPKMLRIIEELPRNATGKVLKRKLREELQTG encoded by the coding sequence TTGGATCTGGGAGGGATTGGCCAATGGATGACAAGGCGGACGGAATTGTCATCCGATAAGGTGGCGTTGATCTTTCATGGCAGTACGTTGACTTATGCGCAATTCAACCGGCGGATAAACCGGCTCGCACACGCCCTGATGAAGAGGGGTGTGAGAAAAGGGGACCGTGTGGCCTGTCTTTTGCACAATTGTCCGGAGTTTCTGGAGACCCTCTTCGCCTGTGCCAAGATCGGGACCATGTTGGTCCCCATCAACTACCGCTTGAGCCCGGAGGAAGTGAAGTTTATCTTGCAGGATTCCGGTTCCCATGTGGTGATATACCACACGACGTTGTCCGGTTTGCTGAAGCCGATCATCCATGACACGGAAGTTCTCCATAAGATTTATCTTCCTTTTCCGCCACAGGAGGCAGTTGCAGATCTTTCGAATGACTTGCCCGCCGCTGAGTCGTATGAAGTCATTCTCCAGTCGGAAGGGGAGAGAGAGCCTTCGCTGCCTGTATCCGAGCATGATCCTCTATTGATCATGTACACCTCAGGCACCACGGGCTTGCCCAAGGGAGCGTTGCTCACCCATCGCAATATCACTTGGAACGCCATCAACAGTTTTCTCAATAAGGATTCCATACAGTCAGACGATGTGATTCTGACTGTCGCTCCTCTCTTTCACATCGGCGGGCTGAGCATTCATACCCTGCCCGCTCTCTACAAAGGAGCGACAGTGGTTCTCCTGGACAAGTTCGATCCCCAAGTCGTGTTGGAAACAGTGCAGGAGTACAAAGTGTCCGTGTTGTTCCTTGTCCCTGCGATGTGGCAGGCGCTGATGAAAGTTCCGGATTTTTCCCGCTACAATCTGTCATCTCTGCGTGATTTGGTTTCGGGAGGGGCGCCGTGTCCGTTGACGGTAATCCAGTTTTTCCAGGAACGCGGGTTCCGATTTTTGGAGGGGTTCGGGATGACCGAAACGGCACCCGGCGTCATGATCCTCACCAGTGAAGATGCGGTCCGCAAAAACGGTTCGGTAGGCCGCCCGTTGATGCACGTGAGGGCGCGTATCGTGGATGAAGAGGACAGGGATGTGCCCCCGGGCGAGGTGGGGGAACTGGTCCTTCAGGGTCCCAACATCTGCGCCGGCTATTGGCACAGGCCGGAAGCCAATGAGGAAGCATTTCGTAACGGCTGGTTTCATACGGGAGATCTGGCCCGGCAGGATGAAGAGGGCTATTTCTACATCGTCGACCGGAAGAAGGACATGCTGATCTCCGGCGGGGAAAACATTTATTCCACAGAGGTGGAACAGGTGCTGTTCCGGCATCCGAAAGTGGCGGATGTGGCGGTCATCGGCATTCCGGATGAGAAGTGGGGTGAGGTGCCGGCGGCCATTGTCGTCCTGAAACCGGGTGCGGGGCAGTTGACGATTGAAGAACTGGCCGCCCACTGTGAAGGGAAGTTGGCCAGATACAAAATTCCGAAAATGTTGAGGATTATTGAAGAGCTGCCCAGAAATGCGACGGGCAAAGTGCTCAAGCGCAAGTTGCGGGAAGAGTTGCAAACGGGATAA
- a CDS encoding enoyl-CoA hydratase: MSILFEKRDGIAYITINRPEAMNALDPDTHRQLMEAFDEYNQDDEMLVAIFTGAGEQAFCSGADLKRLIPRFTEGEQRLEPSEERFFSHIYKPIIAAVNGYCLAGGFEMLLGTDIRIAAEHATFGLPEVKWGIVPFAGAHARLARQIPWAWAMELLLTGRHITAKEALAIGLVNRVVPMDDLMRTAEEVAERIKKNGPLAVRTCKEAVVRTSGMPFQMAFYLDSYMSARVLSSEDAREGPRAFAEKRPPRFKGR, translated from the coding sequence TTGTCGATCCTGTTTGAAAAACGTGACGGCATTGCCTATATCACAATCAACCGCCCGGAGGCGATGAATGCCTTGGATCCGGATACCCACCGGCAACTGATGGAGGCTTTTGACGAATACAACCAGGATGACGAGATGCTGGTGGCCATTTTTACCGGAGCGGGAGAGCAGGCCTTTTGCAGCGGTGCCGATCTGAAGAGGTTGATCCCCCGCTTCACGGAAGGGGAGCAGAGGCTGGAGCCCAGCGAAGAGCGGTTTTTTTCCCACATTTACAAGCCGATCATTGCGGCGGTGAACGGGTATTGCCTGGCTGGCGGGTTTGAGATGCTCCTTGGAACCGATATCCGCATCGCGGCGGAGCATGCCACGTTCGGACTGCCGGAAGTGAAGTGGGGCATTGTCCCCTTCGCCGGCGCACATGCCAGGCTGGCCAGGCAAATTCCCTGGGCGTGGGCCATGGAACTGCTGCTGACCGGAAGGCACATTACCGCCAAGGAGGCGCTGGCCATCGGGCTGGTCAACCGCGTGGTGCCAATGGACGACTTGATGCGTACGGCGGAAGAGGTGGCCGAGCGGATCAAGAAAAACGGGCCGCTGGCGGTCCGAACCTGCAAGGAGGCCGTGGTCCGCACATCCGGCATGCCTTTCCAGATGGCTTTTTACCTGGACAGCTACATGTCTGCCCGGGTCCTTTCGTCAGAGGATGCGCGGGAAGGGCCGCGGGCCTTTGCGGAAAAGCGCCCGCCCCGTTTCAAGGGGAGGTAA
- a CDS encoding glutamyl-tRNA amidotransferase, with protein sequence MKSELAAKSIEELAPLLRDRKVSPVEVTEAVIHQTEAHNKKINAYIQMDADAAMEAAKNAEKEIMNGNYRGPLHGVPMALKDNLYFKNEVVTMGSKIHRHFIPSYDATVVSKLKEAGVIFTGRLNMHEYAWGATTNNPHFGPCRNPWNLEKIPGGSSGGSGAAVAADMTIASLGTDTGGSIRIPASACGIVGLKPTHGRVSKYGCFPLAWSLDHIGPMTKTVKDAAILLEVIAGYDDKDPTCINVPVSAYRSAITGDVNELVIGINESYFFRDVDSGVEKNVRNGIRLLEEMGARVTSVDIPSIEFAPFAEMITIISEASAIHHQNLIERRQDFGDDVRILLELGELVTAVDYLQAQQIRYQLNHDFRKVFQSVDVLITPTLPFTPPLIGQDTVLLNGKEVNFLDHVIRFTGPENITGLPAISVPCGFSEEMPVGLQIIGPPFKEEIILNVAYAIEQTNPLKGKKPNLS encoded by the coding sequence ATGAAGAGTGAACTCGCGGCTAAGTCAATCGAAGAACTGGCTCCGCTCCTTCGCGATCGGAAAGTTTCTCCCGTAGAAGTTACGGAAGCCGTCATTCATCAAACGGAAGCCCATAACAAAAAAATTAATGCATACATTCAGATGGATGCAGATGCAGCGATGGAGGCGGCCAAAAATGCGGAGAAGGAAATCATGAATGGTAATTATCGCGGTCCTCTGCACGGCGTTCCGATGGCACTTAAAGATAATCTTTATTTTAAAAATGAAGTTGTCACAATGGGTTCAAAAATTCACAGACATTTCATTCCTTCCTATGATGCAACTGTTGTTTCCAAGTTAAAGGAAGCGGGGGTTATTTTTACAGGAAGGTTAAACATGCATGAATATGCTTGGGGAGCGACAACGAACAATCCGCATTTTGGTCCATGCCGCAATCCCTGGAATTTGGAAAAAATACCGGGTGGTTCAAGCGGGGGTTCAGGTGCGGCTGTAGCAGCTGATATGACAATCGCATCCCTTGGTACCGATACGGGAGGATCGATTCGCATTCCCGCTTCCGCGTGTGGCATCGTAGGACTTAAACCCACACATGGACGGGTCAGCAAATATGGTTGTTTCCCATTAGCATGGTCATTGGATCATATTGGCCCGATGACAAAAACGGTGAAAGACGCAGCCATTTTGTTGGAGGTAATTGCGGGATATGACGATAAGGATCCGACATGCATCAATGTTCCCGTTTCTGCTTATCGTTCGGCAATAACTGGAGATGTGAACGAACTGGTTATTGGCATCAATGAAAGCTACTTTTTTCGTGATGTCGATTCAGGTGTTGAAAAAAATGTTCGCAATGGAATTAGATTGCTAGAAGAAATGGGAGCGAGGGTGACATCTGTTGACATACCTTCCATCGAATTTGCGCCATTTGCAGAAATGATAACCATTATTTCTGAAGCCAGCGCAATTCACCATCAAAATTTAATTGAGCGCCGACAAGACTTCGGAGATGATGTGCGCATTTTACTTGAACTAGGAGAACTTGTCACAGCTGTAGACTATCTGCAAGCGCAGCAAATCCGATATCAGTTGAATCATGATTTCAGGAAGGTATTCCAAAGCGTCGATGTCTTGATCACGCCTACACTTCCGTTTACACCTCCACTGATTGGGCAGGATACAGTGCTGCTAAACGGAAAAGAAGTGAACTTTTTAGACCATGTGATTCGTTTTACAGGACCAGAAAATATTACCGGATTGCCTGCGATAAGTGTCCCATGCGGGTTTAGTGAGGAGATGCCGGTTGGACTGCAGATTATTGGCCCCCCATTTAAAGAAGAAATCATCTTAAATGTAGCTTATGCCATTGAACAAACCAATCCGTTGAAAGGAAAGAAACCTAATTTAAGTTAA
- a CDS encoding acetate--CoA ligase, with the protein MEIYGHEESLKMIQQARLIEPSESIRSVSYVRSMNEYQQKYEKTKASPELFWEEVAKELRWMAPWKEVLTGSLPDFQFFRGGMINICDNCVDRHLETHRRNKAAIIWEGEDGSSKVLTYQMLHDEVCRFANVLKRHGVKKGDVISVYMQNLPETFIALLACFRIGAVYNTVFAGFSPEALRERINDSKAKILITADVSYRRGRVIPLKENADKAIAEAPTIEKVIVFRRGGVEVPMTPGRDLDWSEEMQGAGRDYPCEPVEANEPGLLIYTSGTSGKPKGIVHAHGGFLVGTYAYTKYSLDLQERDIYWNTADIGWLTSHIFVLVGGLALGATVILYEGALDHPHPGRVYEMIERYRVNKLFSAPTAYRMLVKFGKELPQQYDLSSLELFASVGEPFNPEAWEWVYRHLGGGKAVISNTWGQTETGGTPLCGLPGAVPMKPGSCGVPLFGHVLDIVDEKGESCPDGVPGNLIIRRPFPSLARDVYGDRERYLNTYFSQVPGAYFTGDAAVRDADGHYWVLGRTDDVINVSGHRISTMEMESALVAYPNVVEAAVVEKPDPIKGAVPVAFVLLEPGTEKSKELEEALMNQVVQEIGAFARPARIYLVDALPRTRSGKIIRRMLRELVTEGQVKGDRTGLEDADALEQLMKDIGNV; encoded by the coding sequence ATGGAAATTTACGGACACGAAGAATCTTTGAAGATGATTCAGCAAGCGCGCTTGATCGAACCTTCTGAGTCGATTCGCAGTGTCTCCTACGTCCGCAGTATGAATGAGTATCAACAAAAGTATGAAAAGACAAAGGCGTCTCCCGAATTGTTCTGGGAAGAGGTGGCCAAAGAGCTCCGTTGGATGGCGCCTTGGAAGGAGGTGCTTACGGGCAGTTTGCCTGATTTCCAGTTTTTTCGCGGGGGCATGATCAATATTTGCGACAACTGCGTGGATCGACACCTGGAGACGCACCGGCGAAACAAGGCGGCCATTATTTGGGAAGGAGAAGACGGAAGTTCCAAAGTTCTTACTTACCAGATGCTGCACGACGAAGTGTGCCGTTTCGCCAATGTTTTGAAAAGGCACGGCGTGAAAAAAGGGGATGTCATTTCGGTTTACATGCAAAATTTGCCTGAGACGTTCATCGCGTTGTTGGCCTGTTTCCGCATCGGGGCGGTGTACAATACGGTGTTTGCCGGGTTTTCGCCGGAGGCGCTGCGTGAGCGGATCAATGATTCCAAAGCCAAGATCCTGATCACCGCTGATGTCAGTTACCGCCGCGGGCGGGTGATTCCCCTGAAAGAAAACGCCGATAAGGCGATCGCAGAGGCGCCGACCATTGAAAAGGTGATTGTTTTTCGCAGGGGCGGCGTCGAGGTGCCGATGACCCCCGGCAGGGATCTCGACTGGTCCGAGGAAATGCAAGGAGCGGGCCGGGATTATCCATGCGAACCTGTGGAAGCGAACGAACCGGGCTTGTTGATTTATACCAGCGGCACAAGCGGGAAGCCGAAAGGGATTGTTCACGCACACGGCGGGTTTTTAGTGGGAACCTATGCCTATACCAAGTATTCCCTGGATCTGCAGGAGCGGGACATCTATTGGAATACCGCCGATATCGGCTGGTTGACGTCGCACATTTTCGTCCTGGTGGGCGGACTGGCTTTGGGCGCGACGGTGATCTTGTATGAAGGGGCGTTGGATCATCCCCATCCGGGCCGTGTCTACGAAATGATCGAACGCTACCGGGTAAACAAATTGTTTTCGGCACCCACCGCTTACCGGATGTTGGTCAAATTCGGCAAGGAGTTGCCGCAACAGTACGATCTGAGCAGCTTAGAGCTGTTCGCTTCCGTCGGTGAGCCGTTCAACCCCGAAGCCTGGGAGTGGGTGTACCGGCATCTGGGTGGGGGAAAAGCGGTCATTTCCAATACCTGGGGGCAGACGGAAACGGGCGGCACGCCGTTGTGCGGCTTGCCCGGGGCGGTGCCGATGAAACCCGGTTCTTGCGGCGTGCCGCTTTTCGGCCATGTATTGGACATTGTGGATGAAAAGGGAGAGTCCTGTCCCGATGGAGTGCCGGGAAACTTGATCATCCGCCGGCCGTTTCCCTCGTTGGCAAGGGATGTGTATGGCGATCGGGAACGTTATCTCAACACCTACTTTTCACAGGTGCCTGGGGCCTATTTCACAGGGGACGCGGCAGTGCGGGATGCGGATGGGCACTATTGGGTGCTCGGGAGGACGGATGATGTGATCAATGTGTCCGGCCACCGCATTTCGACGATGGAAATGGAAAGCGCTCTCGTCGCCTATCCCAATGTCGTGGAGGCGGCTGTGGTGGAAAAACCTGATCCGATTAAAGGAGCGGTTCCCGTTGCCTTTGTCCTGCTTGAACCGGGTACGGAGAAGTCCAAGGAACTGGAAGAGGCGCTGATGAACCAAGTGGTTCAGGAAATTGGCGCCTTTGCCCGGCCGGCACGCATCTACCTCGTCGACGCCCTGCCGCGGACACGGAGTGGAAAAATCATTCGCCGCATGCTGCGGGAGTTGGTGACGGAAGGACAAGTGAAGGGGGACAGGACTGGGCTTGAGGATGCCGACGCTTTGGAGCAGCTGATGAAAGATATCGGGAATGTGTGA
- a CDS encoding AMP-dependent synthetase: MDVGYLLRRITGETCGIDAQQVALQLEDGPRWTYQELHEVSNRYANAFLSMGVQKGDRIGILLYNCLEYWAVYFAAAKIGAIAVRLNFRLVSEELEYALNDSGTKILCLEPAFVERIEPIRDLVPVTKYICLCREGESCPDWCEPWEVLMEGEPVVSASIPIDAQDPVMLMYTSGTTGRPKGALWTHANTLWFSSMQVMKWGLCATDVSMTTGPLYHVGAMEDLALPTLLAGGRVIITKSGGFDIRRVLRVMEKEKVTYALLFPFMIYDMLNLEDLAAYSLPGMKAILSGGDPVMPWAIERLNEQFPHVGLIQIYGLTEGTPIAASLDPQDAAVKGHTVGKPLPLVEIKIADDSGRTLKRGEIGEIWIKSPAVAREYWGKPEATRDTFVDGWCKTGDLGRIDEEGYLIISGRKKDMIRSGGENIYPAELEDVLIRHPGIKDVAIIGVPDPKYLEAVCAVIVPKPEAELTEEEVIRYSREHLAGYKTPRHVVFVEELPRTPSGKITKYKLREAYRHLGER; the protein is encoded by the coding sequence ATGGATGTGGGTTACCTGTTGCGGCGAATCACTGGCGAGACATGCGGCATTGATGCGCAACAAGTGGCCTTGCAGTTGGAGGATGGCCCGCGCTGGACGTATCAGGAGCTGCATGAGGTGAGTAACCGGTATGCCAATGCGTTTTTAAGCATGGGTGTGCAAAAAGGGGACCGGATAGGGATCCTGTTATACAACTGTTTGGAGTACTGGGCCGTTTACTTCGCCGCCGCAAAAATCGGGGCGATTGCGGTGCGGCTCAACTTCCGCCTTGTCAGTGAAGAGCTGGAGTACGCGTTAAACGACTCGGGGACGAAGATCTTGTGTTTGGAGCCGGCTTTCGTGGAACGGATTGAGCCGATTCGCGACCTGGTGCCCGTGACGAAATACATCTGTTTGTGCAGAGAAGGGGAATCTTGCCCGGACTGGTGCGAACCTTGGGAAGTGTTGATGGAAGGGGAGCCCGTTGTAAGCGCTTCGATTCCGATCGATGCACAGGATCCGGTGATGTTGATGTATACCTCGGGAACGACCGGAAGACCCAAGGGAGCTCTGTGGACCCACGCCAACACGCTCTGGTTTTCTTCGATGCAGGTGATGAAATGGGGACTGTGCGCGACCGATGTCAGCATGACGACGGGACCGTTGTATCACGTCGGTGCAATGGAGGACTTGGCGCTGCCGACGTTGCTGGCAGGCGGGCGGGTGATCATCACCAAGAGCGGCGGGTTTGACATCCGGCGTGTCTTGAGGGTCATGGAAAAAGAGAAGGTGACCTATGCGTTGTTGTTTCCCTTCATGATATACGACATGTTGAATCTGGAGGATTTGGCTGCCTATTCGTTGCCCGGGATGAAAGCCATCCTCTCCGGCGGCGATCCGGTGATGCCCTGGGCGATTGAGCGGTTAAATGAGCAATTTCCGCATGTCGGCTTGATCCAGATCTACGGTCTGACAGAAGGCACGCCCATTGCGGCTTCCCTAGACCCGCAGGATGCGGCTGTCAAAGGGCACACCGTCGGCAAACCGTTGCCATTGGTGGAGATCAAGATCGCAGATGATTCTGGGCGCACGCTGAAGCGGGGTGAGATTGGCGAAATCTGGATCAAGAGTCCCGCTGTCGCCAGGGAATACTGGGGCAAGCCGGAGGCGACGCGGGATACTTTTGTTGACGGCTGGTGCAAGACGGGCGATCTGGGCCGGATCGACGAAGAGGGGTACCTGATCATTTCAGGACGGAAAAAGGATATGATCCGCAGCGGGGGAGAAAATATCTATCCGGCGGAACTGGAGGATGTGCTGATCCGTCATCCGGGAATCAAAGATGTGGCCATCATCGGAGTTCCCGATCCAAAATATTTGGAAGCGGTCTGCGCCGTGATTGTCCCCAAGCCCGAAGCTGAATTGACGGAAGAGGAAGTGATCCGCTACAGCCGGGAGCATCTGGCTGGATATAAAACGCCCCGGCATGTGGTATTCGTGGAGGAATTGCCCCGAACGCCATCCGGAAAGATTACCAAGTACAAGTTGCGGGAAGCGTATCGCCATCTAGGCGAACGGTGA